The Schistocerca cancellata isolate TAMUIC-IGC-003103 chromosome 4, iqSchCanc2.1, whole genome shotgun sequence genome contains a region encoding:
- the LOC126183259 gene encoding uncharacterized protein LOC126183259, translating to MRPPLVSKAARAQPDVCFGIRNVKVYNVPFECPNEAIARKLGEFGTVLSVENDVWPAGFRPAQLPREAADTSTYAGALVGPPSITPPDRPVSAAPAAEAPVSDNVTPPTVVVPPVVSEQSLPADHTPREVRIADLPAVSVSDVPVPETSEMLVAPPRPISVPAPPTDKRKLPSQPGPSTAGEADASGAESEVSQASTQSAPADPKPKRKRSKKRSKTAPTEGVDVTFDQAVEGLTDTLVQERRDAPFVHGPPVSVPTAPASRPVPDAVPAPSDTMQWSDDVEEDHFF from the exons atgcgtcctccgctagtgtcgaaggctgcacgcgcccagccggACGTGT GCTTCGGCATTCGAAATGTGAAAGTTTATAATGTTCCGTTCGAATGCCCAAATGAGGCCATTGCTCGTAAACTCGGAGAATTTGGCACCGTGCTTAGTGTGGAGAATGATGTGTGGCCTGCAGGATTTAG GCCGGCTCAGCTGCCGCGCGAAGCTGCTGATACCTCCACGTATGCGGGCGCGTTGGTTGGACCCCCCTCGATCACCCCGCCCGACCGACCGGTTTCTGCCGCTCCTGCAGCTGAGGCTCCTGTGTCTGACAATGTGACTCCGCCCACAGTTGTCGTTCCCCCGGTTGTGTCAGAACAAAGTTTACCTGCCGATCACACCCCTCGCGAGGTCCGTATTGCTGATTTGCCAGCCGTCAGTGTTTCGGACGTGCCCGTTCCGGAGACTTCTGAAATGTTGGTCGCGCCACCACGGCCGATTTCAGTCCCCGCCCCGCCGACAGACAAGCGGAAATTGCCGTCACAGCCGGGCCCGTCCACCGCCGGCGAGGCGGATGCTAGCGGTGCCGAAAGTGAGGTGTCCCAAGCTTCCACTCAGTCCGCCCCTGCCGATCCAAAACCGAAGCGTAAAAGGTCAAAGAAGCGTTCGAAAACGGCGCCCACTGAGGGCGTCGACGTCACCTTCGACCAGGCGGTTGAGGGACTGACGGATACTTTGGTCCAAGAGCGTCGCGACGCACCTTTCGTACACGGTCCGCCTGTGTCGGTGCCCACCGCCCCCGCTTCCCGGCCCGTTCCGGACGCCGTACCTGCTCCTTCGGACACCATGCAGTGGTCTGATGATGTGGAGGAGGATCACTTTTTCTAG